A genome region from Chryseobacterium sp. G0186 includes the following:
- the gyrB gene encoding DNA topoisomerase (ATP-hydrolyzing) subunit B: MSQKQYTASSIQALEGMEHVRMRPSMYIGDVGTRGLHHLVYEVVDNSIDEALAGYCDTIFVAIKEGNGVEVSDNGRGIPVDFHEKEQKSALEVVMTKIGAGGKFDKDSYKVSGGLHGVGVSCVNALSNEMVTTVYRDGNIYQQIYSKGKAQTEVEEIGHSERRGTKQFFQPDDTIFTELVYNYDTLATRLRELSYLNRGITITLTDEREKLEDGSFKSEVFHSEGGLKEFVAYIDGNRESIMEHVIFMEGERDDIPVEVAMRYNTSFNENLHSYVNNINTHEGGTHLAGFRRALTRTLKKYADELGIPAKEKVEITGDDFREGLTAVISVKVMEPQFEGQTKTKLGNSEVSGAVDKIVGEMLTNFLEENPNEAKTIVQKVVLAAKARQAAKKAREMVQRKSPMGGSGLPGKLSDCSSKDPAESELFLVEGDSAGGTAKQGRDRHFQAILPLRGKILNVEKSMLHKVYDNEEIRNIYTALGVSVGTEEDSKALNMVKLRYHKIVIMTDADIDGSHISTLILTFFFRYMKELIENGYIYIAQPPLYLLKKGNKKVYAYNEKEREEFTLEMSPDGKGVEVQRYKGLGEMNPEQLWETTLNPEHRILKQVTIDNAVEADSVFSMLMGDEVPPRREFIEKNAKYAKIDA, encoded by the coding sequence ATGAGTCAAAAACAATATACAGCTAGTAGTATTCAGGCATTGGAAGGAATGGAGCACGTACGTATGCGTCCTTCAATGTACATTGGTGATGTAGGAACAAGAGGTCTTCACCATTTGGTTTATGAAGTAGTAGATAACTCTATTGACGAAGCGCTGGCAGGATACTGCGATACCATCTTTGTTGCTATTAAAGAAGGAAACGGAGTTGAAGTAAGCGATAATGGTAGAGGTATCCCGGTGGATTTCCATGAGAAAGAACAAAAATCTGCTCTTGAGGTTGTAATGACAAAAATTGGAGCCGGAGGTAAGTTTGATAAAGATTCTTATAAAGTTTCAGGAGGTCTTCACGGGGTTGGGGTTTCGTGTGTAAATGCACTTTCCAACGAGATGGTTACTACTGTTTACAGAGATGGAAACATTTACCAGCAAATATATTCAAAAGGAAAAGCTCAAACGGAAGTTGAAGAAATTGGGCACAGTGAAAGAAGAGGAACAAAGCAATTCTTTCAGCCGGATGATACTATTTTTACAGAATTAGTTTATAACTATGATACCTTGGCAACTCGTCTAAGAGAGCTTTCTTACCTTAATAGAGGAATTACCATTACCCTTACCGATGAGAGAGAGAAATTGGAGGATGGTTCTTTCAAATCAGAAGTTTTTCATTCTGAGGGAGGATTAAAGGAATTTGTAGCCTATATTGATGGAAACCGTGAATCCATTATGGAACACGTAATCTTCATGGAGGGTGAAAGAGATGATATTCCTGTAGAAGTAGCCATGCGTTACAATACTTCTTTCAACGAGAATCTTCACTCTTATGTCAACAATATCAATACTCATGAGGGAGGGACTCACTTGGCAGGTTTCAGAAGAGCTTTAACAAGAACTTTAAAGAAGTATGCTGATGAATTAGGAATTCCGGCAAAAGAAAAAGTAGAAATTACAGGGGATGACTTCCGTGAGGGATTAACTGCTGTAATTTCTGTAAAGGTAATGGAGCCTCAGTTTGAAGGACAGACAAAAACAAAATTAGGGAACTCCGAAGTTTCTGGTGCTGTAGATAAAATTGTAGGGGAGATGCTTACTAACTTCTTGGAAGAGAACCCTAATGAAGCTAAGACTATTGTTCAAAAAGTTGTTTTGGCTGCAAAAGCAAGACAGGCTGCTAAGAAGGCTCGTGAGATGGTTCAGAGAAAATCTCCAATGGGAGGCTCTGGTCTTCCTGGTAAATTATCTGACTGTTCATCCAAGGATCCGGCAGAATCTGAATTATTCCTTGTAGAGGGAGATTCCGCAGGTGGAACGGCTAAACAAGGACGTGACAGACACTTCCAGGCTATCCTTCCATTAAGAGGTAAAATCTTGAACGTAGAGAAATCAATGCTTCATAAAGTATATGATAACGAGGAAATCAGAAATATCTATACCGCTCTTGGTGTTTCCGTAGGAACAGAAGAAGACAGCAAAGCATTGAATATGGTCAAGCTAAGATACCATAAGATTGTGATCATGACCGATGCTGATATTGATGGATCTCACATTTCTACTTTGATTCTTACATTCTTCTTCAGATACATGAAAGAACTTATTGAGAACGGGTATATTTATATCGCTCAGCCACCTTTATATCTATTAAAGAAAGGAAACAAAAAAGTGTATGCCTATAACGAAAAAGAACGTGAAGAGTTTACATTAGAAATGTCTCCGGATGGAAAAGGTGTTGAAGTACAACGTTATAAGGGTCTTGGAGAAATGAACCCGGAACAGCTTTGGGAAACAACTCTTAATCCAGAACACAGAATCTTAAAGCAGGTAACTATTGATAACGCTGTAGAAGCAGACAGTGTTTTCTCAATGTTGATGGGTGATGAGGTTCCGCCAAGAAGAGAATTTATTGAGAAAAATGCAAAGTATGCAAAAATTGATGCATAA
- a CDS encoding DUF5684 domain-containing protein has translation MLTLLQTDPYSGADAVSGAAAAGLGIGTMFMSLIFYLFYGYCMYKIFKKAGREDAWAAFIPIYNIIVLLDIVKKPIWWIILFCIPFVNLYASWVVNDRLAKGFSKETPLYTVLLFFLGFIFIPVLGLGSDLYDVKRIPND, from the coding sequence ATGTTAACTCTTTTACAAACAGACCCCTATAGCGGGGCAGATGCAGTTTCTGGAGCTGCTGCTGCCGGATTAGGGATTGGAACAATGTTCATGAGCCTTATATTCTATCTATTTTATGGATACTGTATGTACAAAATCTTCAAAAAAGCTGGTAGGGAAGATGCATGGGCCGCTTTCATCCCGATTTATAATATCATTGTATTGCTGGATATTGTAAAGAAACCAATCTGGTGGATCATCCTATTCTGTATCCCTTTCGTGAACCTATATGCTTCATGGGTGGTGAATGACAGATTGGCCAAAGGCTTCTCAAAGGAAACACCTCTTTACACTGTTCTTTTATTTTTCCTTGGATTTATTTTCATTCCTGTTTTGGGACTTGGAAGTGATCTTTATGATGTGAAGAGAATTCCTAACGATTAA